Part of the Dreissena polymorpha isolate Duluth1 chromosome 12, UMN_Dpol_1.0, whole genome shotgun sequence genome, CATTCGGTTTGAAAACCTCACGCTCAATACGTCACCGGAGTAAAGTAAAGCAATCAGATAGGCATATTGATACAATACgagtgtcatataaaatgtagTGTTACCGGTAATAGTTATGGGCGAACATCTaccgtttcaaaacaaaatagaGTCACCAAATAATTATTTACACTTAAAATGAAGGTGTCCAAAAATGTAGTGTCCGAAAATGTAGTGTGGGAAAACTGAGAGTAATTATGGTATTAAGTTATATCGGAGCATCGGTTTACCGAGCCAATTTGTGTAAAAATGACTCCTTTAAAAATAACTACTAAAACAAAGTCAGCGATACACTATATAACATGACGGGTCggtaaaatatatgtggcaaaTGGTACATATAATCTGAAGGCAGTTGGCGATTATTGCGGTCAAGTATATACCAGCCGGCCTTTACAATACACCAAAGGCGTAAGTTATTGTCTACTTTTAAAAAACGCACATCAGTGGAATAATGGTTAACAGGCAATCCACTTGATTTGCGTGTCTACGATTGTTTTGGAGCGAACTTTCGAATGACCATAACTGACATTTTCACCgtgaaattctttaaaacaaaattactaACTATTTCCGTTTGGTGCGTGCAAAATGGAGTAAGGCAACAAGTTTAATTTAGTTTACTTGCAACAGTTGGTATTGCGTGTTGGGTGTAATACGTGAGGTTAAACCAATTAATATaagttaaaagtttaatttttagGTTTACCGGGTGATTAAATAGAATTTATTTGCAATCTAAACATTTAAGTCTTACCCAGTTTTAGCAAAGTTGGTCCACATTGTAAGCATAACTAGTGCGAGGTAGTTTTCTTGGTCCGGTATTTTAAAGAGATTCGAAACACTGGGAGGAATGCCAGCAAACACCTTAAGTTCGTCAACGAAGCCAAACACGAACGGCACCTCCGCGCCGTGCTTCGCTCCCCGAAGCCAGAGAGGAAGTGGGTCGAAAGACGCCTTGTGGTCGACTTCATAGAGAAACGTGCGCCTCGGCGTCCCTATCGTCAGATTACTATGAATTCTCGCTATAGTTACGGCGGGCAAAAGGAACGAGAAATCCGTCGAAAAGTCAATCATTTGACCTCTGACCCCAACAGCGTCATCGGGGGCCTTCCAGTTCGTATACTCGTGTATGAAAGCCTGAGAGACACCGGAAGTCGCGGGCTGTCCTAACGCCTCCTGCGGACTTCCGGACAGGAACGTTCTGATAAAGAAATCACGAGGCACTCCATTGGCAATGTCCAAACCCATGGTTTTTAACAGTGGCTCAAATCTTTCCGTGATGAACAAGGCGGCATCGCTGCTTGTTACACCGCTTAGTAAATCGATGCTCGCGAATTGAGCCAGAGCTGTTCTACCGGTATTCGAGATATCGCCTCCGGTTATGTGATAAAGGGGAAGTTCTACGATAAAGTCGCCATCAACGAACGGAACTAAACTATCAGAGGTCAACTGCACGTTAGCCAAAATGTCATTGTAGTCCTTGGTGCGCATGCAGGCCCAAGATTCTTCTGGTGATGATTTATCGCACCCGAAACGCACAGCAAAAGCTTTGAAACTAGTACCCGCCTTTGAGGTCCTTGCCCATGTTGCCAGAGGACTTCCGCTCTCGGCAATTACGCGCGAGAAGAGACCGGCGTTTCCCGGATGTAGGGCTTGGAAGAGCACGCTTACGCTGCCCGCCGatagatttccttaagcgtacatgcagaaattaaaatgtcaaaacaaaaagtgttaacgttgaacgagaacattcgggttttggaattgtcaaagagtataagtgcacgtaaaatcgcagacgagattggagtcggaaaaacccaaattcagaacattcttaagcgtaaagccgaggtgcttgaagacgtggaaaataatgtgtcaggtgaaaaaaaacgcgcaatatagaaacggaaagagaaatacatgtgataatatatcatagcttttggcttctgacatttatttctagttttagctgtacacatgtatatgtagactgttacacatttttagcaaaattctttgttcttaggaaaaatatttccttgtctatgttgtttttgcaaataaatatgtacacacaattgatttataataaatgataatttataataagtgaaaaataaaacacattataagtaaaatattgtttatgtattgtgtttatattcattttattataaaagttaaactcattgtggataaaagagataatccttcatatagattaaaattgagggtaagcattcttccagaatggccttttgtattcaaagaccgttttattaagagaccacttttgattactcccttgagtggtctcttaatacaagattgactgtatatgttATCAACACTTCCTTAGTCTGTTAAAAGCTTTAAATATGAATAAGGACACAGATAATTTATGCAATTGATACTCTAAATGGTTCAATGACATTAGTTGAATATACTTCACGCACTAATACAGCAGCACAAATTAGGCCGGTTactttaaatatg contains:
- the LOC127852647 gene encoding acetylcholinesterase-like, whose translation is MRTKDYNDILANVQLTSDSLVPFVDGDFIVELPLYHITGGDISNTGRTALAQFASIDLLSGVTSSDAALFITERFEPLLKTMGLDIANGVPRDFFIRTFLSGSPQEALGQPATSGVSQAFIHEYTNWKAPDDAVGVRGQMIDFSTDFSFLLPAVTIARIHSNLTIGTPRRTFLYEVDHKASFDPLPLWLRGAKHGAEVPFVFGFVDELKVFAGIPPSVSNLFKIPDQENYLALVMLTMWTNFAKTGNPNSASLTNDNVPTWTEFDPVNGSYFRFISNITSSEVTSHHLSASRVAFWTELVPALLSVSNCTQQHQRPISASLRENISVVSVMMMLTAWAFFRV